The Mesoplodon densirostris isolate mMesDen1 chromosome 8, mMesDen1 primary haplotype, whole genome shotgun sequence genomic interval aagccctgaggataTTCTTTATTTGCCCTCCACTGGTATAGCTTAAAAAGAAGTTGTAATCAAATTCTAAGAAGCTAAAAAGGGATCCAGAGAGCAAACCCATACAGAGATTTAGGCTCCTTTTTTCTGAGATTTATGTGGTAAGAACTTTATCATAACATTCCAAGGCTTTAACTTGAAAACAGTGCCTCAGTAAGCAGATAACCAGATCACATTTTGAGAATTCATTTAGAGAAAACTGAAAACTcaacattatatattaattactTAGTAATGCATTACTTAGTAAGTGATGCATTTTAAAGTATCACTGTCAAAATACATACAAGATGTTGtgctttgaattttattaaagCTTAGATTTCCAAACAGTGAATTCTTGAAAAAATGAtgggaaaacaatttttaaaaatacagtagcaTGAACATAAAAGCCAACACTGTGAAATCTTCAGCCATGCAAACTGTAGAGAAATTTAGAACTAGAATGCAGATTTAACAAGGGGGTAGAAAGAGCAGCCAATGGTACACGTTTTCCAGTCACTCCCCCAAAACAGTGGATTTGCTTTTACAAACACCCCCTTGGTTGGTCCTCTTGAGGTAGGTAACCCTATTTACTGAGAGGGGAACAAGGCAGCATTCTTAGAGAATATGGGGGGCTGGGGTAAGTCTACAGTGTGGATGTTGGTCACTTTAGTGTCCACTTCTTGAAGCAGGGCTTAGGACACTGATAAAAATCTAAATTTTGAGGTTGGACAAAGGGGTAAGGCTCTACTGCTGCCTGACAGCCAGTTTCGGCAACACTGGAATCCAGCCCCAGGAGACAATTATTTTCAAATCGTGCACGccaacatacagaaaagtggttCACAACCTTAGCTGGAAAAGGAATCATCTGGAGAGCTCGAAAAAAATGCTGATGCCTGGCTCCCACCCCCACCGCCGCAGAGACAGACTGAGTTGATCTGAGGTAATTCTCATGTGAACGGAGAACCACTGGTGTaggatttaaacattttaaatagtttACTTCCTAGTTAATATACAGCTAGTGACAAAACATGTAGTTTTCTGGACTCATCAGAATATTGAGCCCATACTTTCTGGCAATAAATTAAGGTAAGTAAGAAGGTCCTAAACAAAAGTGCTAAAcctaaaatgaaggaaatttggCAATCAGATATGAAAAGCATCTTACATTGCATGAAGATCAGACTGTAAAGTGTAAATTATAGTTAAAAAGCAGATcataaaattaggaatgaaaaaaattaggCCTTGTAGAAATCCATGGTTTCCATCAAACAGGGAAACCACACGTAGAATCGTCTGTCTCCCAGGAGTCCCCTAGCTCAGTTCTGCCCACGGACCTCTCACAGCATTTACATGCACCTTACTGGGTACTTCTTACAGGATGCTTCTTGGTCCGTCTCTTTCCTCATCTAATACAGAAtcaattttcctttaattttataaGGCACCATGTTTACAACGCCACTAAAAGTAGAAAAAACTGAGATAAACCGTCTTAactaaagtacttttaaaaattccgGTGGCTAAAGTCAGTATTTATTTTGATAACTCTTATGGATCCACTCACATTGAAGAATAcggaaaaataatttccaagagccGAAGAGAACAAGTTTACTGTAGCTAAGCTACTACAGTCTACCACTGGattttttaaagtgacaaaaCATGGAACAGAAGTCTGAGAAAATAAGGGCAGTTAACTAAAACGGTAGAGCttagtgttctttttctttttcaactgagTGTAAACTAAGACCACGGTTAACGCAAAAGCAATTTATCATAAATGCTTCACAGTATGTCACCAACTCAAGGGCAAAATTTAGTTCTCATAGCACTTGCTGCTGAGTATAGCACAAAACGCTGAACTTGAGGAGCTTCCGAAACAGCTCATATCTCAGTTTTACAACGGCTGCTCAGTTTACAGATTTCGCTGGCACAGTAAAGGAGCAGCTTTTGCCCCGCGCGCTCTGGTAACGGCAGGCGCAGTCCTTGGCATGGCGAGCGTTGGGCCCCTGGGCCGGCTGCGTGTGGTCTCCCGACGGCGCGTCCCGGGGGCGGACTCTGCGTCCTTTCCGACGGCGCGGGCCCCAGGCCTCTCACACGGGGAGCGCCTTGGCGAGGGTGGCGCCCGGGCCCAGGCGCCCAAGCGCCATGCGCAGCGCGGTGCCCGCTCCGCAGGGGAGCAAACCCAACAGCACTGCGAGCAGCGCAGCCACCTGCGCGCAGGCGCCCAGCGCCGTGAGCAACGTGCTGCGCAGACCCAGCGCCGCGTACAGCGTAGCACCCAACGCGGCCACGTAGAGCAGCGCGGGCCGCGACGGCGCCTCCTCGCCGCGCAACAGGCGTCCGCACGCTGCACCGCCTCGCAGGAGCGTGCCGCCCGCTAGCGCCAGCGCCGAGCCCAGCGACCACAGCAGCGCGAACTTGCGGGCGCGCAGCAGCAACACTGGCGCGTAGAGTGCGGCCAGGCCGAAGCAGAGCGCGGCCAGCAGCAGGCAAACGCCGCTCGCCGCCAGCCGCTGAGCGCGCGTCACTCTCGGCATGCACGTCGGTCCCGCCGCCGTCGTCGGCTCCGCGGAGCTCCGCGCCCACGTCCAGCGCAGGCCCGCGCGACCGAGCCACGCCCCCGCCGGCCCGGCCCCGGCCGTGGTCTCCTCCGCCTCTCCCGCGTCGAGCAGCGGCTCGGCGGCCGCCGGCCCGCCCGCTTTCCCCTGCGCCAGATACTCCTGCAGTTGGCGGTGGAGGTCCGCCATCTTGGGCGGGGGCTCCGGGAGGGGGAGGGCTGCCGCCCACTTCCGGTTTTGCTCGGTCGCCGTTGGAAGCGGCTCGGGCCTCGGTCGGCTGTTGGT includes:
- the SFT2D3 gene encoding vesicle transport protein SFT2C; translated protein: MADLHRQLQEYLAQGKAGGPAAAEPLLDAGEAEETTAGAGPAGAWLGRAGLRWTWARSSAEPTTAAGPTCMPRVTRAQRLAASGVCLLLAALCFGLAALYAPVLLLRARKFALLWSLGSALALAGGTLLRGGAACGRLLRGEEAPSRPALLYVAALGATLYAALGLRSTLLTALGACAQVAALLAVLLGLLPCGAGTALRMALGRLGPGATLAKALPV